The following proteins come from a genomic window of Alnus glutinosa chromosome 10, dhAlnGlut1.1, whole genome shotgun sequence:
- the LOC133880240 gene encoding vacuolar protein sorting-associated protein 60.2-like, with product MKKIFGVKKDKEPPPSINDASERINKRGETVDEKIKRLDVELSRYKEQIKRTRPGPAQEAVKARAMRVLKQKRMYEGQRDMLYNQTFNLDQVAFASEGIKDAQQTMTALKSANKELKGMMKTVKIQDIDNMQDEMMDLMDVSNEIQETLGRSYSVPDDIDEEDLMGELDALEADMGMETEADGVPSYLQPDKEHDLDSELSLPSAPIGQAAVPAGRSNAQAEDELGLPAVPRASLRG from the exons atgaagaagatctTCGGCGTCAAGAAAGATAAAGAGCCTCCTCCCTCTATCAACGACGCCTCAGAgagg ATCAATAAAAGAGGCGAAACAGTTGATGAGAAGATCAAAAGGCTTGATGTTGAACTTAGTAGATATAAAGAACAGATAAAAAGAACAAGACCTGGCCCTGCTCAAGAAGCTGTTAAAGCTCGAGCCATGAGGGTTCTCAAGCAAAAGCGAAT GTATGAAGGACAGCGGGACATGCTGTACAATCAGACATTCAATCTTGATCAAGTTGCCTTTGCTTCCGAGGGTATTAAAGATGCTCAGCAAACT aTGACAGCTTTAAAATCTGCAAACAAGGAGTTGAAAGGAATGATGAAAACTGTGAAGATCCAAGACATTGAT AACATGCAAGATGAGATGATGGACCTAATGGATGTGAGTAATGAAATTCAAGAGACCCTGGGTAGAAGCTATAGTGTGCCGGATGACATTGATGAGGAAGATCTTATGGGTG AGCTGGATGCTTTGGAAGCCGACATGGGAATGGAAACTGAAGCTGATGGTGTGCCCTCTTATCTCCAACCTGATAAAGAGCATGATTTGGATTCGGAGCTCAGCTTGCCTTCAGCACCCATAGGACAAGCAGCTGTGCCTGCTGGCAGATCCAATGCCCAG GCTGAGGACGAACTGGGTTTACCTGCTGTCCCTCGGGCATCTCTTCGTGGTTAG